The following coding sequences lie in one Atribacterota bacterium genomic window:
- the miaB gene encoding tRNA (N6-isopentenyl adenosine(37)-C2)-methylthiotransferase MiaB: MMDRNVSFRVITFGCQMNKSRSEHLSYLFSQSGFVAASRPEEADILIFNTCAVREHAVERAVNAMNQMVTNIVSRKGKAPVVVVCGCMSELLREKLMQKIPLAKLLAGTQRWDVIPSLLRENLDKEGQICFFDSEEPAPFLESGYIRESRTFAYLPITYGCDNFCSYCVVPYVTGRQRSKPGNLVLEELGNILQEGFPEVILLGQNVNSYGKDLRVPHTFEHLLDDIERLFGKEEIWVRFITSHPKDMRKSIIERVQGSAIFCPYFHLPLQAGSDRILSLMNRGYTQRDYLKMADLIRNSFPDVGIGTDIIVGFPGETEKDFRETLKVVEAIQFDIAYTYIYSPRPLTASARLWDDVPQRTKEERLRTLNALLREIYLRKIEKRLGTTVEVLVEKEEDVYYVAHTRSNLRVHLKKNGGVRPGRQMVVRLQSLQGTKVEGEVTTPAL, translated from the coding sequence ATGATGGATAGAAATGTTTCTTTTCGGGTTATTACTTTTGGTTGTCAGATGAATAAGAGTCGTTCTGAGCATCTCTCTTATCTCTTTTCCCAGAGTGGTTTTGTTGCTGCTTCCCGTCCCGAGGAAGCAGACATCCTTATTTTTAACACTTGCGCTGTTCGGGAACACGCCGTAGAACGAGCGGTAAATGCCATGAATCAGATGGTTACAAACATTGTCTCTCGAAAAGGGAAAGCACCGGTAGTGGTAGTCTGTGGATGCATGAGTGAACTCCTTCGGGAAAAGCTTATGCAGAAAATACCTCTGGCAAAGCTTTTGGCTGGAACTCAGAGATGGGATGTGATTCCTTCCTTGCTTCGAGAAAACCTTGATAAGGAGGGACAGATTTGCTTTTTTGATAGCGAAGAACCTGCTCCGTTTTTGGAGAGTGGATATATCCGGGAATCTCGGACGTTTGCTTATCTTCCCATTACCTATGGATGTGATAACTTTTGTAGTTACTGTGTCGTACCCTATGTAACGGGGAGGCAAAGAAGTAAGCCTGGAAATCTGGTATTGGAAGAATTGGGGAATATTCTTCAAGAAGGTTTCCCAGAGGTCATTCTTCTGGGCCAAAACGTGAATAGTTACGGGAAAGACTTAAGGGTGCCACATACCTTCGAGCATCTGCTGGATGATATTGAACGACTTTTTGGGAAAGAGGAAATCTGGGTTCGATTTATCACTTCACACCCTAAGGATATGCGGAAAAGCATTATCGAAAGAGTCCAGGGAAGTGCTATCTTTTGCCCTTATTTTCATTTGCCTCTTCAGGCCGGTTCGGATCGGATTCTATCTTTGATGAATAGAGGCTACACCCAGCGTGATTACCTTAAAATGGCCGATTTGATTCGAAATAGTTTCCCTGACGTTGGTATTGGTACCGATATCATCGTTGGTTTTCCGGGAGAGACCGAAAAGGACTTTCGGGAAACGTTAAAGGTAGTGGAGGCGATTCAGTTTGACATTGCTTATACCTATATCTATTCGCCGCGGCCTCTCACCGCTTCTGCCCGCCTTTGGGACGACGTTCCCCAAAGGACCAAAGAGGAGCGGCTAAGAACGCTAAATGCTCTTTTGCGTGAAATCTATCTTCGTAAAATTGAGAAAAGACTTGGTACCACTGTCGAAGTGCTGGTGGAAAAAGAAGAGGATGTGTACTATGTGGCTCATACTCGAAGCAACCTGCGAGTACACTTGAAAAAGAACGGAGGAGTGCGACCAGGTAGGCAGATGGTGGTGCGACTCCAGTCGTTACAAGGAACAAAGGTAGAGGGGGAGGTTACCACTCCAGCTCTATGA
- a CDS encoding stage V sporulation protein S, translating to MDILKVSSKSNPNAVAGALAGAIREKGVAEIQAVGAGAVNQAIKAIAIARGYVAPSGIDLVCIPAFTDITIDGEERTAIKLIVKPRND from the coding sequence ATGGATATTTTAAAAGTATCTTCGAAATCGAATCCGAACGCTGTCGCTGGTGCTCTGGCAGGAGCAATTAGGGAAAAGGGTGTAGCAGAAATACAGGCAGTAGGGGCAGGAGCAGTGAATCAGGCGATCAAAGCAATAGCCATTGCCAGAGGATATGTGGCGCCAAGTGGCATTGACCTCGTATGTATTCCTGCCTTTACTGACATCACCATTGATGGGGAAGAGAGAACTGCCATAAAATTGATTGTTAAGCCTCGTAACGATTAG
- a CDS encoding TIGR00282 family metallophosphoesterase has protein sequence MKFLLVGDVVGKPGRRVLRAQLSKVKQMFNVDAIVVNGENAAGGLGITPEVCNEILALGVDVVTTGNHVWDKKEILGYIGEQPRLLRPLNYPEGVPGRGSAIFESKGQKWAVINLSGRVFMSPLDCPFQRACKEVEHLKQFTTIILVDFHAEASSEKVAMGWFLDGKVSCVFGTHTHVVTADERVLPQGTAYITDIGMTGAQDSVIGIETGEIIGRFLTQMPFRYKVAKHNLRLNGVVVDVDDDTGKARDIFRISIPFEDEI, from the coding sequence TTGAAATTTTTGCTCGTCGGTGACGTGGTTGGTAAACCTGGAAGAAGGGTTCTACGTGCGCAACTATCGAAGGTAAAACAGATGTTTAACGTGGATGCTATTGTGGTCAACGGAGAGAATGCAGCCGGAGGTCTGGGGATTACTCCGGAGGTCTGTAACGAGATCCTTGCTTTGGGTGTCGATGTGGTGACTACTGGAAACCACGTCTGGGATAAAAAAGAAATTCTGGGGTATATTGGTGAACAACCTCGCCTGTTGCGACCGCTTAACTACCCTGAGGGGGTTCCAGGAAGAGGGTCGGCAATTTTTGAATCAAAGGGCCAAAAATGGGCAGTGATTAACCTCAGCGGCAGAGTTTTTATGTCACCCTTAGATTGTCCTTTTCAGAGAGCGTGCAAGGAAGTTGAACACCTGAAGCAATTTACCACGATCATTCTCGTTGATTTTCATGCCGAGGCTTCTTCAGAGAAGGTGGCTATGGGATGGTTTCTGGATGGGAAAGTTTCTTGCGTTTTTGGTACTCATACTCATGTAGTTACGGCTGACGAAAGAGTTCTTCCTCAGGGAACCGCTTATATTACCGATATTGGAATGACCGGGGCGCAGGACTCGGTGATTGGGATAGAAACAGGTGAGATCATAGGCAGGTTCCTCACTCAAATGCCTTTCCGGTATAAGGTGGCGAAACACAATCTGAGACTCAATGGCGTTGTGGTGGATGTTGACGATGATACAGGGAAAGCTCGGGATATATTCCGTATTTCTATTCCATTCGAAGATGAGATTTGA